The following are encoded together in the Desulfobacterales bacterium genome:
- the radA gene encoding DNA repair protein RadA → MKKSAKIIYCCQTCGYQTPKWMGKCPDCGTWDSIIEERPTAATLHDVKRSRSNLQLEPVAIDSIELEKENRLLTRMQELDRTLGGGLVPGTLILVGGDPGIGKSTLMLQALYGLANQGLKVLYVSGEESQQQIRLRSQRLGTVSPGLLVVSEVDMDLILANITSEPPQVVVIDSIQTMYNAELTSAPGSVSQVRESAVRLMLMAKKTGIPVFLVGHVTKDGAIAGPKLLEHMVDTVLYFEGDRNHIFRILRAVKNRFGSTNEIGVFEMRDQGLDEVANPSAVFLSERPANAPGSAVTASLEGTRPILVELQALASSTSFGTPRRTILGLDPNRVALLAAVMEKQLGMHLMGYDIFMNVAGGVKVVEPAVDMAIVSAIASSFLDKPISGATVVLGEVGLTGEVRAVGQIDTRVAEAKKMGFKRCLVPDGNMKRIRHMDGITVSGIKTVSEAAEMLF, encoded by the coding sequence CCAGACCCCTAAGTGGATGGGCAAATGTCCGGATTGCGGCACCTGGGACTCCATCATAGAGGAACGCCCTACAGCCGCGACCCTGCACGATGTCAAACGCTCGCGGTCAAATCTTCAGCTGGAACCTGTGGCCATCGATTCGATTGAACTGGAAAAGGAAAACCGCCTGTTGACCCGTATGCAGGAACTCGACCGTACCCTGGGCGGCGGTTTGGTGCCGGGAACGTTGATTTTGGTCGGTGGCGATCCCGGCATCGGCAAATCAACCCTGATGCTGCAGGCGCTATACGGGCTGGCCAACCAGGGCCTTAAGGTGCTGTATGTATCCGGTGAGGAATCTCAGCAGCAGATACGCTTGCGCAGCCAGCGTTTAGGAACGGTGTCACCCGGGCTCCTGGTCGTTTCCGAGGTCGATATGGATTTGATTCTGGCCAACATAACGTCCGAGCCGCCGCAGGTTGTGGTTATTGATTCGATTCAAACCATGTACAATGCTGAACTTACGTCAGCGCCAGGAAGTGTCAGCCAGGTGCGGGAGTCAGCGGTACGATTGATGCTAATGGCCAAAAAAACCGGTATTCCCGTTTTTTTGGTAGGCCATGTGACCAAAGACGGCGCCATTGCCGGCCCCAAACTTCTTGAACATATGGTGGATACGGTTTTGTATTTTGAAGGGGACCGCAATCATATTTTTCGCATCCTGCGGGCTGTTAAAAACCGATTTGGTTCTACCAACGAAATCGGTGTCTTTGAAATGAGAGATCAGGGCCTGGACGAGGTAGCCAATCCATCGGCGGTTTTTTTATCGGAACGACCGGCAAATGCGCCGGGATCTGCCGTCACCGCCAGCCTGGAAGGCACGCGACCGATACTGGTAGAACTGCAGGCGTTGGCCAGCAGCACCAGCTTTGGCACGCCGCGGCGTACCATCTTGGGGCTGGATCCCAATCGAGTGGCCTTATTGGCTGCGGTCATGGAAAAACAGCTTGGCATGCATCTGATGGGATATGATATTTTTATGAATGTAGCCGGCGGGGTCAAGGTGGTCGAGCCAGCGGTGGATATGGCGATTGTATCAGCAATTGCTTCCAGCTTTTTGGACAAACCGATTTCAGGTGCAACGGTGGTGCTGGGTGAGGTGGGTCTTACCGGTGAAGTCCGAGCCGTTGGTCAGATCGATACCCGGGTGGCCGAGGCCAAAAAAATGGGATTTAAGCGCTGTCTGGTGCCGGACGGTAACATGAAGCGAATACGGCATATGGACGGGATCACAGTGAGCGGGATAAAGACGGTTTCTGAAGCAGCGGAAATGCTTTTTTGA
- a CDS encoding iron ABC transporter permease, producing MSRGNISLAAVLWMIIAFFVLYPLSYLVVESFKISATGGWGINNYIEFFKDTYYLKTFGNTLLLSTLLLVTTTVFGVPLAYILARYRHRGKTIFTALILLPIVLPAFAGVFAFIIFFGKYGTLNLLLMDFGLIDEPINFIYGRHGLVFIQALHMLPFIVLGLSAGFTNIDPSFEEAAEVEGASGVRRFFTITLPLCTPSYMAGAVLVFLWPFTDWLTPLILGQVDYLPSVSYINIAYHFTDVHRKYMGIVAVVVSAVICISLFLLARWWVERRKYTGLSKGTTSEGRIIEPSPLMKTGAYVYMVLIAILVLLIPIVLGLAAFSRRWVFEAFPTYWTLENFRLILLESPGLIKNSFVFSGIALIFGIAFGLPAAYLIVRTRVPGRDALDFVITLMLAFPGIAIGVSYLLAFWKGIPLATHWIIMPLALFARRLPYFLRMAHSSYLQLDTSLEEASEVSGASKLRTFFNISLPLLLKGVLVGVVMFFIMAFQEISTAIFLYRGGWETLPIGIFLNWHRGMEFGIAAAMAFLMIVITFILLLIISKIGGGVLKAAWGSGEQ from the coding sequence ATGTCGCGCGGCAACATCTCTCTGGCAGCAGTCCTGTGGATGATCATCGCCTTTTTCGTGCTTTACCCGCTGTCGTATCTGGTGGTGGAAAGTTTTAAAATATCTGCCACTGGCGGTTGGGGCATCAACAACTATATCGAATTCTTCAAAGACACGTACTACCTTAAAACCTTTGGCAATACCCTGTTGCTGAGCACGCTGCTGCTGGTGACCACCACTGTGTTCGGCGTGCCCCTGGCTTATATCCTGGCGCGCTACCGCCATCGGGGCAAAACCATTTTCACCGCCCTGATCCTTTTGCCGATTGTCTTACCGGCTTTTGCCGGGGTGTTTGCCTTTATTATCTTTTTTGGTAAATATGGGACCCTGAATCTGCTCCTTATGGATTTCGGGCTGATCGATGAGCCCATCAATTTCATTTACGGGCGCCACGGATTGGTGTTCATTCAGGCTTTGCACATGCTGCCCTTTATCGTTTTGGGCCTTTCTGCGGGTTTTACCAATATCGATCCCTCTTTTGAGGAAGCTGCGGAAGTTGAAGGTGCCAGCGGTGTGCGGCGTTTTTTTACCATCACCTTGCCGCTGTGCACGCCCAGCTATATGGCCGGCGCGGTGCTCGTGTTTCTGTGGCCCTTTACCGACTGGTTGACACCGCTGATTCTGGGGCAGGTGGACTATTTGCCCTCGGTTTCTTATATCAACATCGCCTATCACTTTACCGATGTGCACCGCAAATATATGGGCATTGTGGCGGTGGTTGTTTCAGCTGTTATTTGCATCAGCCTCTTTTTGCTGGCGCGCTGGTGGGTTGAGCGCCGAAAGTATACCGGCCTGTCCAAAGGGACCACCTCTGAAGGCCGAATCATAGAGCCGAGTCCATTGATGAAAACGGGCGCCTATGTATACATGGTTTTGATTGCCATCCTCGTTTTACTGATTCCCATCGTTTTGGGGCTGGCTGCCTTTTCCCGGAGATGGGTGTTTGAGGCCTTTCCCACCTATTGGACGCTTGAAAATTTCAGACTCATCCTGCTGGAAAGTCCGGGTTTGATTAAAAACTCCTTTGTTTTTAGCGGCATCGCTCTGATTTTTGGAATTGCCTTCGGGCTTCCTGCCGCCTATTTGATTGTGCGGACCCGTGTGCCGGGCAGAGATGCGCTCGATTTTGTGATTACACTGATGCTGGCGTTTCCGGGGATCGCCATCGGTGTCAGCTATCTGTTAGCCTTCTGGAAAGGAATCCCGCTGGCGACCCATTGGATCATCATGCCCCTGGCCCTGTTTGCACGACGGCTTCCGTATTTTTTGCGAATGGCGCATTCGTCTTACCTGCAACTGGATACTTCACTGGAGGAAGCCTCAGAAGTTTCGGGTGCCAGCAAGCTCAGAACGTTTTTTAATATATCATTACCGTTGTTGCTCAAAGGCGTCCTCGTCGGCGTGGTGATGTTTTTTATCATGGCCTTTCAGGAGATCTCGACGGCCATATTCCTGTATCGCGGCGGGTGGGAAACCCTGCCCATTGGGATCTTTTTAAACTGGCACCGTGGCATGGAGTTTGGTATTGCCGCTGCTATGGCTTTTTTGATGATTGTGATCACCTTTATCCTGTTGTTGATTATATCAAAAATTGGCGGTGGCGTTCTCAAAGCGGCCTGGGGGTCGGGGGAGCAATAA
- a CDS encoding extracellular solute-binding protein, producing MRKKILAAAILTVFVVGVLLVPTLARQAQAADKIGWVGPVYKELSASLNKGFKEYYKKTYGKDVEITFVRPGGWPVCVDKVRAWAGKPDADIFLGAGAPAHEVLKQEGLIVPYRPKDWDKVPADWHGMKVKDAEDYWTCFAPWIVTNLYNEKVLKKLRLPPPKTWHDLLNPIYRGNVVHTLPYASGTMHETIEILLQAFGEEEAWRYLRLLAAQLSRFSTGSTDTTQLTARGEVPMGIAQPQMNAMAARKDGFPVKDLLPEKTILVPEAVALLKGAPNEEVGKIFLDWLFSMEGQKYVLEGRYFAARTDIKFSEWEKEGVEMATHAKKALGVDSFWDLQVDFIEYDLDLATKRWDEVNKKYEMEIYRKWSELKNSLFLIEEVEGEIEAAKAKQKDVAQAEAKIKEARKLFEVDGAYADARLAATEARAVSAAVVAAAAPAATPAPAAAAEPEIPFKILLLLALALGVSVVAIIIALQRRHK from the coding sequence ATGAGAAAAAAGATTCTGGCTGCAGCCATCTTAACCGTTTTTGTTGTGGGGGTGCTGCTTGTACCGACGCTTGCAAGGCAGGCACAGGCGGCGGACAAAATCGGATGGGTCGGCCCGGTTTACAAGGAATTATCCGCCAGTCTGAACAAGGGTTTCAAAGAATACTATAAAAAGACCTATGGCAAAGACGTGGAGATCACATTTGTTCGACCGGGCGGATGGCCGGTCTGCGTGGACAAGGTCAGAGCGTGGGCCGGCAAGCCGGATGCCGATATTTTCCTGGGTGCCGGTGCCCCGGCGCATGAGGTGTTAAAGCAAGAGGGCCTGATCGTCCCGTACCGGCCCAAGGATTGGGATAAGGTTCCCGCCGACTGGCACGGTATGAAGGTCAAGGATGCAGAAGATTATTGGACCTGCTTTGCCCCCTGGATTGTCACCAACCTATACAACGAAAAGGTTTTGAAGAAGCTGAGGCTGCCGCCGCCCAAAACCTGGCACGATCTACTCAACCCCATCTACCGGGGCAATGTCGTACACACCCTGCCATACGCATCCGGTACGATGCATGAAACCATTGAGATTCTGCTGCAGGCGTTTGGAGAAGAGGAGGCCTGGCGTTATCTCAGATTGCTGGCCGCGCAGCTGTCGCGTTTTTCCACCGGCAGCACCGATACTACCCAATTGACGGCTCGTGGTGAAGTTCCCATGGGGATTGCGCAGCCGCAAATGAACGCCATGGCGGCACGCAAAGACGGTTTTCCGGTAAAAGATTTACTCCCTGAAAAAACCATCCTGGTTCCTGAGGCCGTGGCGTTGCTCAAGGGAGCGCCCAACGAGGAGGTCGGCAAAATTTTTCTGGACTGGCTGTTTAGTATGGAAGGCCAGAAATACGTGCTGGAGGGCCGTTACTTTGCAGCCCGCACCGATATTAAATTCTCTGAGTGGGAAAAAGAAGGTGTCGAAATGGCCACCCATGCCAAAAAGGCCCTGGGGGTGGACTCGTTTTGGGACTTGCAGGTCGATTTCATCGAATATGACCTGGACCTGGCAACCAAGCGCTGGGACGAAGTCAATAAGAAATACGAGATGGAAATCTATCGCAAATGGAGCGAGCTCAAAAACAGTCTGTTTTTGATCGAGGAAGTTGAGGGTGAAATTGAGGCGGCCAAGGCCAAGCAAAAAGATGTGGCCCAAGCTGAGGCCAAAATTAAGGAAGCCCGCAAGCTCTTCGAGGTAGACGGTGCATACGCGGATGCCAGACTGGCCGCAACCGAAGCCCGTGCGGTCTCCGCAGCTGTAGTTGCCGCTGCGGCCCCTGCTGCCACACCAGCTCCCGCTGCTGCGGCTGAGCCGGAGATACCATTTAAGATTCTCTTATTGCTGGCATTGGCCCTCGGGGTTTCGGTGGTCGCCATTATTATTGCACTGCAAAGACGCCATAAGTAG
- a CDS encoding outer membrane lipoprotein carrier protein LolA — translation MKLTIKIFLPFTMIMLAFLLLLLSGGQMHLKAEAVDSNLTVDQILQQVENKYANSKFSADFIQKSTIKAMDITDLANGRVYIKYPGMMRWEYEIPDKQIIITDADKLWIYRPADNQVMTGKAPTFFSDGKGASFLSDIRLIRQKFDISLEQAPPEERDLFYHLKLIPREKTLDISEIRLLVSRKTFNVLQVMTLNFYGDETRIDLLNFIFEGHLDDSLFSFEIPKGVDVLQIDE, via the coding sequence ATGAAATTGACGATTAAAATTTTCTTGCCCTTTACAATGATCATGCTGGCATTCCTGTTGCTATTACTTTCAGGTGGGCAAATGCATCTTAAAGCCGAAGCCGTCGACAGCAACCTTACGGTAGACCAGATTCTGCAACAGGTCGAAAACAAATACGCCAATTCAAAATTCAGTGCCGATTTCATTCAAAAATCCACCATTAAGGCCATGGACATTACAGATCTGGCCAACGGCAGGGTGTATATCAAATACCCGGGGATGATGCGCTGGGAATACGAAATACCGGATAAACAAATCATTATCACCGATGCGGATAAGTTGTGGATCTATCGACCCGCCGACAATCAGGTCATGACCGGCAAAGCCCCCACCTTTTTTAGCGATGGCAAAGGCGCCAGTTTTCTGTCGGACATTCGTCTGATCCGGCAAAAATTCGATATCTCCCTGGAACAGGCTCCCCCGGAGGAACGAGACCTGTTTTACCATCTAAAACTGATACCGCGTGAGAAAACCCTCGATATCTCTGAAATTCGACTGTTGGTTTCCAGAAAAACCTTTAACGTGCTGCAGGTGATGACACTCAATTTTTATGGTGACGAGACCCGTATCGACCTGCTGAATTTTATTTTCGAAGGCCATCTGGATGATTCGCTGTTCAGCTTTGAAATTCCTAAGGGGGTGGATGTACTCCAGATCGATGAATAA
- a CDS encoding thioredoxin domain-containing protein, protein MDQANFHIVHCANCGAANRIPADKTGAAAKCGKCHTALPTEQKKTAAGESTKMRCTECGTKNKVPADKLDAGAKCGKCGAALKTEALNEPQPVMITDSNFEDKVIKSPLPVLLFAWAPWCPTCGAVTPIIDEFAAQSKGKVRVGKVNIDANPGLANNYSIMSVPFLFIFDNGQMKESMPGGLQKHELMMKLAPYI, encoded by the coding sequence ATGGATCAGGCCAATTTTCATATTGTTCATTGTGCGAATTGCGGGGCGGCCAACCGCATCCCGGCCGACAAAACCGGAGCAGCGGCCAAATGCGGTAAATGCCATACGGCCCTGCCGACTGAACAAAAAAAGACCGCGGCGGGCGAATCCACTAAGATGCGCTGCACGGAATGCGGAACCAAAAATAAAGTCCCGGCCGATAAATTGGATGCCGGCGCCAAATGCGGCAAGTGCGGCGCTGCGCTAAAAACTGAAGCGCTGAATGAGCCCCAGCCGGTGATGATTACCGACAGCAATTTTGAGGACAAAGTGATAAAATCGCCACTGCCGGTGCTGCTGTTTGCCTGGGCGCCCTGGTGCCCGACATGCGGGGCCGTCACACCCATCATCGATGAATTTGCAGCCCAGTCCAAAGGAAAGGTTCGGGTGGGTAAAGTCAACATTGACGCCAACCCCGGGCTGGCAAATAATTACAGCATTATGAGTGTGCCTTTTTTGTTTATATTTGATAATGGTCAGATGAAAGAAAGCATGCCCGGCGGGTTGCAGAAGCATGAGCTGATGATGAAACTAGCTCCGTATATCTAA
- a CDS encoding RlmE family RNA methyltransferase yields the protein MQNWSDDYSQRAKEEDYPARSVYKLKEIQKKYRLIKKGDRILDLGCAPGSWSLYAAKLIGKQGKVLGLDLQEVTHKMPLHVETLVMDVLEIDWEWLDEQDLINEFDVILSDMAPSTTGTKMLDATRSFQLCQAALNITEFALKPGGSFVCKIFQGEDFNEFLESVKERFRNHRIFKPHSSRKESREIYVLGIGYRGYYTKIENEDEDKIRRASH from the coding sequence ATGCAGAATTGGAGTGATGACTACTCGCAGCGGGCCAAAGAAGAAGATTATCCTGCCAGATCAGTATACAAATTAAAGGAAATCCAAAAAAAATATAGACTTATCAAAAAAGGCGACCGGATTCTCGATTTGGGATGCGCGCCGGGCTCATGGTCACTGTATGCGGCCAAATTGATTGGCAAACAGGGCAAGGTGCTGGGACTCGATCTCCAAGAGGTTACCCATAAAATGCCTTTGCATGTCGAAACCCTTGTGATGGATGTTTTGGAAATTGATTGGGAATGGCTGGATGAGCAGGATTTGATAAACGAATTTGATGTCATCCTAAGCGATATGGCACCGTCGACCACCGGCACTAAAATGCTGGATGCCACCCGGTCGTTTCAGTTATGTCAGGCTGCTCTGAACATCACCGAATTCGCCTTGAAACCGGGCGGATCATTTGTCTGCAAGATTTTCCAAGGTGAAGATTTTAATGAATTTTTGGAATCCGTTAAGGAACGATTTCGCAATCATCGGATTTTCAAACCTCATAGCAGTCGCAAGGAAAGCAGGGAAATTTACGTCTTGGGTATCGGTTACAGGGGATACTATACTAAGATTGAAAATGAAGATGAAGATAAAATCAGGCGCGCCTCGCATTGA
- a CDS encoding YebC/PmpR family DNA-binding transcriptional regulator: MSGHSKWSSIKHKKAATDAKRGKIFTKLIKEITVAARMGGGDLDANPRLRTAIQAAKSENMPKDNIERAIKKGTGELEGVNYEESIYEGYGPGGAAVLIESLTDNKNRTVADIRHIFSKAGGNMGESGCVAWMFDKKGYIAVENKAVDEEALMEAALDAGAEDIREDDSNFEVITAPEDFETVKSAIDSASIPYLVAEVTMLPQSTTDLKGKEAEQMVKLMEALDDCDDVQKVYTNADIPEEIVNSL, encoded by the coding sequence ATGTCGGGTCATAGCAAATGGTCAAGCATCAAACATAAAAAGGCTGCTACGGATGCCAAACGGGGAAAAATTTTTACCAAGTTGATCAAAGAAATTACGGTAGCCGCCCGTATGGGTGGCGGAGATCTGGACGCCAATCCCCGTCTTAGAACGGCCATTCAGGCCGCTAAAAGCGAAAACATGCCCAAGGACAATATCGAGCGCGCCATCAAAAAGGGCACCGGCGAATTAGAGGGTGTCAATTATGAAGAAAGTATTTATGAAGGTTACGGCCCGGGAGGAGCGGCTGTTCTGATTGAATCTCTGACTGACAATAAGAATCGAACTGTGGCCGATATCCGTCATATCTTCAGCAAAGCCGGCGGCAATATGGGTGAGAGCGGATGTGTGGCCTGGATGTTCGATAAAAAGGGTTATATCGCAGTTGAAAATAAAGCCGTGGATGAAGAAGCTTTGATGGAAGCCGCCTTGGACGCTGGGGCCGAGGACATTCGTGAAGACGATAGTAACTTTGAGGTCATCACAGCACCAGAAGATTTTGAGACCGTTAAATCCGCTATTGACAGTGCATCTATTCCTTATCTGGTTGCTGAAGTAACCATGCTGCCGCAATCCACCACCGACTTAAAAGGCAAGGAGGCCGAGCAGATGGTCAAGCTTATGGAAGCCTTAGATGACTGTGACGATGTCCAGAAGGTGTATACCAACGCAGATATCCCTGAAGAAATCGTCAATTCTTTGTAA